ACGACGACGCGGGCCTGCGCGCCCTCGCCGTCCCCGTCCTGGCCCGCTTCGCCACCGACCCGCAGGGCGAGGCCGAGCTGGCCGCCGCCGTGCGCGACGCCTTCGAACCGCGGCCGTGGCGGCTGTGGGCACGGGATCCGCGCGAAGACGTCGCCACCCGCGTGCGTGCCGCCCACGAGACCGGCTGCTTCGACCGCTGGCAGCGCCAGATGCGGCCCGGCGGGCCCCGCCCCGGGTGGAGCGTGCGCGCCGTCCTGGAGTGGGCCCAGCAGGGTGTCGAGCGCGGTGCCGTCCTCCACGTCCCGGCCGCCCGCTGCCTGGCCGCGGTGGCCGGTCCCGAGGACCGGCCGGAGATCCTCCGGGCCGCCCGGAGCGGAGCCGAGGGCGCCCGCTGTACGGCGCTGCGCCACCTCGCCGAGCACCACGACCCCGACGCGCTCGCCCTGATCGAGGCCGCCGTGGCCGACGGTCCGGCCCCGGTCGTGGAGGCCGCCGCCGAAGCCTTCGAGCGGATGCGCAGCACCGCCGCCGTCGAACGCGCCCGCGGCTGGGTCCGGCGTCCGGACGCCCTCGGCGCCGCCGCCGGCCGCGTGCTCGCCTGCCGCGGCGGGGTCCAGGACGGCGACCTGGTCCTCGGCGCCCTGCGCGAGGCCGTACGCGGTGAGGGCCCCGACGCCCCCACCCTGTGGACCCTGGTCGACGGCGCCGGACGCCTCGGCATCGCCTGCGCCGCTCCCGTGCTGCGCCACGTCTACCGCGAGACGGCCTCGTCCCACCTCCGCGGCCGCGCCGCCCGCGCCCTGGCCGCCACCGACCCCTGCTTCGCCGCCGGCTTCGCCGTCGAGTGCCTGTGGGACTGCGAGGAGACCACCCGCGAACTCGCCGCCCGGCACGCCGAGACCGGCGACGCCCGGGTCGTCGAACGGCTCCGCCGCCTCGCCGCCGACCCGGCCGAGGAGGCCGAGGTGCAGACGGCGGTCCGCAGCCGGATCGGACCGGAGACGCAGGCCATGTGACCCTCACCGGGCGGCGCGCCCGGGCCGCCCGGTCCGGTGCCCGGGTTCAGCGGTGCCGTACGGCCGTGAACCGGACGGGCGTGCCCGGGAGCGCCTGGGCCGCGGTCGGCAGGTCGGCGGCGCGGACCACGGCGATCACCGGGTAGCCACCGGTGGTCGGGTGGTCGGCCAGGAACACCACCGGGCGGCCGTCCAGCGGGACCTGGACCGCGCCGAGCACCATGCCCTCGCTGGCCAGTTCGCCCGGCCGGGCCCGCTCCAGGACGGGTCCCTCGGTGCGCAGGCCGATGCGGTTGCTCGCCGACGACACCCGGTACGTGCGCGTGGTGAGGTCGCGGACCGCCCGCGCCGTGAACCAGTCGTCGCGCGGACCCAGGGTCACCCGGAGCACCAGCTCGGCAGGCGGAGCCGGCTGCGGGGCCACGTCCACGTGCGCGGCGGGGCCGGCCGGAGTGCCCAGCGGCAGCACCGTGCCGTCGCCCAGCGGCGCCGGGCCGAGGCCCGACAGCAGGTCGGTGGCGCGGCTGCCGAGGACCGGCTCCACCGCGATGCCGCCGCGGACGGCCACGTAGGAGCGCACCCCGGCCACGGCGGCGCCCACCTCCAGCAGCTCACCGGCGGGCACGACGACCGGAGCGCCCCAGGCCGCCGGGCGGCCGCCCACCGTGACCGGACACGGCGCGCCCCCGACCGCCACGGTCACCGCGGACCGCGGGCGCAGCGCGCAGCCGGTGAGGGTCGTCTCCAGGACGGCCGCGTCCGGCCGGTTGCCGGCCAGTCGGTTGACGAGCGCCGCCGCGGGCGGGTCGAGCGCCCCGGAGCGGGGCACGCCGAGGTGCGCGTACCCGGGCCGCCCCCGGTCCTGCACGGTCGTCAGCGCCCCGGCCCGCTCGACGACGAGCGCACGGTCGCTCATGGGTCCTCCCCCGGGGCGAAGCACCCGCGCACGGGCCCGTTCATGCATGCCCCCACGGTACGAAGCGCACGCGCGCGCCCGGGGAGAGCAGCGCGGCCGGTTCGCGCGCGTGGTCCCACAGCACCGCGTCGGTGGTGCCGATCAGCTGCCAGCCCCCCGGTGAGGAGCGCGGGTAGACGCCCGTGTACGGCCCCGCCAGCGCCACGGCGCCGGCCGGGACCGCCGTGCGCGGGGTGGCCCGGCGCGGGACGTGGTAGCGGGCGGGCAGACCGGTGAGGTAGCCGAAGCCGGGCGCGAACCCGCAGAAGGCCACCGTGAACTCGGTGCCCGCGTGGATCCGCGCCACCTCGCGCTCGGGCACCTGCCAGTGCGCGGCGACCTCGGCGAGGTCCGGTCCGTCGTAGCGCACCGGCAGTTCGATCGTCCCCCGCGCGCGGGGGGCGGGGGGCGGCACGTCGGCGGAGGCCAGTTCGCCCGCCCAGCGGGCCGGGTCGTCCAGGCCGTCGAGCAGGACCGTACGCGCCGCCGGGACGATCTCGCGGACGGTCAGCGAGCCCTCCGCGCGGCGGCGCAGCAGGTCGGCGTG
This is a stretch of genomic DNA from Streptomyces sp. TG1A-8. It encodes these proteins:
- a CDS encoding HEAT repeat domain-containing protein: MFDPVIAPSGTLLGLLQRGRGDGTLHALTAPRAEALAALDHCVLHDPRHDWQVENRSLYYARLYLDLDGGLDAIEAHLSAPEDVLDADESRTGLALAVLGHLASYGRRDALELLRGYAARGSNWAWALDELALRDDDAGLRALAVPVLARFATDPQGEAELAAAVRDAFEPRPWRLWARDPREDVATRVRAAHETGCFDRWQRQMRPGGPRPGWSVRAVLEWAQQGVERGAVLHVPAARCLAAVAGPEDRPEILRAARSGAEGARCTALRHLAEHHDPDALALIEAAVADGPAPVVEAAAEAFERMRSTAAVERARGWVRRPDALGAAAGRVLACRGGVQDGDLVLGALREAVRGEGPDAPTLWTLVDGAGRLGIACAAPVLRHVYRETASSHLRGRAARALAATDPCFAAGFAVECLWDCEETTRELAARHAETGDARVVERLRRLAADPAEEAEVQTAVRSRIGPETQAM
- a CDS encoding biotin-dependent carboxyltransferase family protein, which produces MSDRALVVERAGALTTVQDRGRPGYAHLGVPRSGALDPPAAALVNRLAGNRPDAAVLETTLTGCALRPRSAVTVAVGGAPCPVTVGGRPAAWGAPVVVPAGELLEVGAAVAGVRSYVAVRGGIAVEPVLGSRATDLLSGLGPAPLGDGTVLPLGTPAGPAAHVDVAPQPAPPAELVLRVTLGPRDDWFTARAVRDLTTRTYRVSSASNRIGLRTEGPVLERARPGELASEGMVLGAVQVPLDGRPVVFLADHPTTGGYPVIAVVRAADLPTAAQALPGTPVRFTAVRHR
- the pxpB gene encoding 5-oxoprolinase subunit PxpB; translated protein: MRTLPVGEEALLVEVATGEQAQALHADLLRRRAEGSLTVREIVPAARTVLLDGLDDPARWAGELASADVPPPAPRARGTIELPVRYDGPDLAEVAAHWQVPEREVARIHAGTEFTVAFCGFAPGFGYLTGLPARYHVPRRATPRTAVPAGAVALAGPYTGVYPRSSPGGWQLIGTTDAVLWDHAREPAALLSPGARVRFVPWGHA